A window from Telopea speciosissima isolate NSW1024214 ecotype Mountain lineage chromosome 8, Tspe_v1, whole genome shotgun sequence encodes these proteins:
- the LOC122672394 gene encoding (S)-8-oxocitronellyl enol synthase CYC2 — MAIHGNGNGIAEAFVLNVAIIFGVTGLVGKELARTIASKPGWKVYGIARRSDDLHLPCSSSSNYQFISCDLLNPLETIEKLSLLIDVTHMYWITWSSQFPLDSPACCEQNKAMLSNALNALLPTAKSLKHVSLQTGAKHYVSLSGPFNKNPIRYCEDSPRVGQGKNFYYTLEDLLIEKLNGKVAWSVHRPGLLIGNSQRTCYNFIGGLCVYGVICRYLNLPFLFGGSKECWEEVYIDSTDTRLVAEQHIWASTNEDVSSIKGQAFNATNGPSFTWKEIWPAIGAKFGVKVIGDDMFSPDLRLSNFMADKGSVWEEIVEKERLCRTKIEDLANWAFMDILFRCSSKMLLSREKANQFGFLLSYQTLDSILYWIDCMRKERFIP, encoded by the coding sequence ATGGCAATCcatggaaatggaaatggaattGCAGAAGCCTTTGTTCTCAATGTTGCGATCATCTTCGGCGTAACCGGACTCGTCGGTAAGGAGCTTGCAAGAACCATAGCTTCAAAACCAGGGTGGAAAGTATATGGTATAGCTCGTAGATCAGATGATCTCCACCttccatgttcttcttcttctaattatCAATTCATTTCATGTGACCTCTTAAACCCTTTAGAAACCATAGAGAAACTCTCTTTACTTATTGATGTAACCCATATGTATTGGATCACTTGGTCAAGCCAATTCCCCTTAGATTCCCCTGCTTGTTGTGAACAGAACAAAGCTATGTTATCCAATGCCTTAAATGCTCTTCTCCCTACAGCCAAATCACTTAAACATGTCTCTCTTCAAACTGGAGCTAAGCATTATGTGTCTCTTTCTGGCCCTTTTAACAAAAACCCAATTCGTTATTGTGAAGATAGCCCTAGAGTTGGCCAAGGCAAGAATTTCTATTACACATTGGAAGATTTGCTTATAGAGAAATTAAATGGCAAAGTTGCTTGGTCAGTTCATAGACCAGGGTTGCTTATAGGGAATTCTCAAAGAACTTGTTATAACTTCATTGGTGGGCTTTGTGTTTATGGTGTTATATGTAGATATCTCAATCTACCCTTCTTGTTTGGTGGTTCAAAAGAGTGTTGGGAAGAGGTTTACATTGATAGTACTGATACAAGGCTTGTAGCTGAGCAACATATATGGGCATCAACTAATGAAGATGTTTCATCCATTAAAGGTCAAGCTTTTAATGCTACAAATGGTCCAAGCTTCACTTGGAAGGAAATTTGGCCTGCAATTGGAGCTAAATTTGGAGTGAAAGTGATTGGAGATGACATGTTTTCGCCGGATTTACGACTTTCCAATTTCATGGCTGATAAGGGAAGTGTTTGGGAAGAGATTGTGGAGAAGGAGAGGCTTTGTAGAACTAAGATTGAAGATTTAGCTAATTGGGCATTTATGGATATCTTGTTTAGATGTTCAAGTAAGATGCTTTTGTCAAGAGAGAAAGcaaatcagtttggtttcttatTGAGTTACCAGACTCTGGATTCAATCTTGTATTGGATAGATTGCATGAGAAAGGAGAGATTCATTCCTTAA